In Zingiber officinale cultivar Zhangliang chromosome 1A, Zo_v1.1, whole genome shotgun sequence, a genomic segment contains:
- the LOC122025046 gene encoding uncharacterized protein LOC122025046, with protein sequence MKYLFEALEPRRRAKHMNNLREPIEVYDSLSRPLNVVLRPEVQRSFNSIMTIIGARTFMSSSLSMPIVINTLLVDSSFGSAVGTLGRRGTMDTHSDNDKNQIRTASALAAATPALICRSVLTQFRRKAILEKSNSVMKISEKTPVSDVDSSQRYDLCESTLTTANDSMMKGQIRYQWKSGTPYFVFTVGDDFSEVYLSRPWKIESSMAKGKDYIYSFHSRSVNNFKSEKCVSDASEILGKMKVSNLLTFGTDGSRTRETEFVLYNANAKSLLGTRSSGSFILKAKELGKRVSNILNPSQALKNNSICSLNELSSFFRSYDENKLTDQVQNDCTPEHELAAVVLSDHRRGCDREAAVGGWGLKFLGTSNANDVDASSAPLVSQETSNGSRSISRDKSSKNLTVLVPADLHGGQSIQTRGPSGIITRWRTGGQCDCGGWDVGCSIQVLSCSSITKNSSSSLKEELQDHNKSVDLFTEGSKRTESTIKIIDMNYGLYVINFHPSLSYLQAFSIGVAMIHAQSPSLTPDF encoded by the exons ATGAAGTATTTATTCGAAGCCTTAGAACCTCGCAGAAGAGCAAAACATATGAATAATCTTAGAGAACCCATCGAAGTGTACGACTCGTTGTCTAGGCCACTGAATGTAGTCCTCAGGCCTGAGGTTCAACGGTCGTTTAATTCGATTATGACAATCATAGGAGCAAGGACCTTCATGAGTTCCTCATTGTCTATGCCTATCGTGATCAATACTCTACTGGTAGATTCTTCATTTGGTTCTGCAGTTGGAACACTTGGAAGAAGAGGAACCATGGACACTCATTCTGACAATGATAAAAATCAGATTAGAACTGCCTCAGCGTTAGCTGCAGCTACTCCAGCTCTTATTTGCAGGTCAGTGCTGACACAATTCAGGAGAAAAGCAATCcttgaaaaatctaattctgTGATGAAAATTTCTGAGAAAACTCCTGTCTCCGATGTCGATTCAAGCCAGAGATATGATCTATGCGAGTCTACGCTAACCACCGCAAACGATTCTATGATGAAAGGACAGATTCGATATCAATGGAAGAGTGGCACACCTTATTTTGTATTTACAGTAGGTGATGACTTCTCAGAAGTATACCTTTCCAGGCCCTGGAAAATTGAATCTTCTATGGCTAAAGGAAAGGACTACATCTACTCGTTTCATTCAAGATCAGTTAACAACTTCAAATCAGAAAAATGTGTTTCTGATGCATCGGAAATCCTTGGAAAAATGAAAGTATCCAACCTTTTAACCTTTGGCACAGATGGATCAAGAACAAGGGAGACTGAGTTTGTTCTATACAATGCTAATGCAAAAAGTTTACTCGGAACGAGAAGTTCAGGTTCCTTCATCCTGAAAGCCAAGGAGTTGGGTAAGAGGGTGTCGAACATACTTAATCCAAGCCAAGCATTGAAGAATAATTCCATCTGCAGTCTCAATGAATTGAGTTCCTTTTTCAGAAGCTATGATGAAAACAAACTGACTGATCAAGTTCAAAATGATTGCACACCTGAACATGAGTTGGCTGCTGTTGTTCTAAGTGATCATCGACGAGGTTGCGATCGGGAGGCAGCAGTTGGTGGTTGGGGTCTTAAATTTCTCGGCACATCAAATGCAAATGATGTTGATGCTTCCTCGGCTCCCTTAGTTTCTCAGGAAACTAGCAATGGAAGTCGGTCGATAAGTAGAGATAAATCTTCTAAAAATTTAACTGTCTTAGTTCCAGCCGACCTCCACGGTGGCCAAAGTATCCAAACCAGAGGTCCATCAGGTATCATAACGAGATGGCGAACTGGGGGGCAATGTGACTGTGGTGGTTGGGATGTTGGATGCTCTATACAAGTACTTTCTTGCAGCAGCATCACCAAGAACTCTTCATCTTCATTAAAAGAGGAGCTGCAGGATCATAACAAGTCGGTCGATCTATTTACGGAG GGATCAAAGAGAACTGAATCGACTATCAAGATAATAGACATGAATTATGGTCTATATGTCATCAACTTCCACCCTTCTCTTTCATACCTACAGGCTTTCTCCATTGGTGTGGCAATGATACATGCTCAGTCGCCATCTCTTACTCCAGATTTCTAA